The proteins below are encoded in one region of Hordeum vulgare subsp. vulgare chromosome 3H, MorexV3_pseudomolecules_assembly, whole genome shotgun sequence:
- the LOC123442204 gene encoding uncharacterized protein LOC123442204, whose translation MVAVMDVERRKKLVEAAMDLGTRKNWGAYTGIFIALMLVIATIQRDEDYHDFADQPTLFLGIPNTLNVVSVIPFFFVGLAGLILNHCESYFRPCSQRAFYTLFFAGVSVVGFGSFFYHLNPKNDTLFWDTFLMMIAFTSFEVIFIIERFDDWAGTKSFASTSYWLWAAGFYVLARVEEVADKPIYRWTLHIVSGHTLGHLCAAMVPLFFILMLEKRTRPIQPERRMIPMQHQLKLTFMVCLLVPKMICLWVPKLQVIIQ comes from the exons ATGGTAGCTGTGATGGATGTGGAACGGAGGAAGAAGTTGGTGGAGGCGGCCATGGATTTGGGGACTAGGAAGAATTGGGGGGCGTATACGGGCATATTCATTGCGCTCATGCTTGTCATAGCCACAATCCAGCGTGATGAGGACTATCACGACTTTGCCGACCAGCCCACTCTTTTCCTTG GGATCCCTAATACGTTGAATGTGGTCTCGGTAATCCCCTTCTTTTTTGTCGGTCTTGCTGGGCTCATCCTTAACCACTGCGAAAGCTACTTTAGGCCATG CTCACAGAGGGCTTTCTACACACTCTTCTTTGCTGGTGTCAGTGTTGTTGGTTTTGGTTCATTCTTTTACCATCTCAACCCGAAAAATGATACCCTATTTTGGGACACGTTCCTA ATGATGATCGCTTTCACATCTTTCGAGGTCATTTTCATTATCGAAAGGTTTGATGATTGGGCCGGAACAAAGTCGTTTGCATCAACGAGCTACTGGCTATGGGCAGCAG GATTTTACGTTCTTGCAAGAGTAGAAGAAGTTGCAGACAAACCAATTTATAGGTGGACTCTTCATATTGTCAGTGGGCATACTCTTGGTCATTTATGTGCTGCAATGGTACCTCTTTTTTTCATTCTCATGTTAGAAAAAAGGACAAGGCCAATTCAACCAGAAAG ACGCATGATTCCGATGCAGCATCAATTAAAGCTTACTTTCATGGTCTGCTtattggtgcccaagatgatctgCCTATGGGTGCCCAAGTTACAG GTAATCATACAGTGA
- the LOC123445562 gene encoding (DL)-glycerol-3-phosphatase 2-like has protein sequence MASADAGEAQAPVPRATVSHVIFDMDGLLLDTEGFYTEVQERILARYGKVFDWSLKAKMMGKKAAESARIFVDECGLAGLLTPEQFLEEREGMLQELFPSCAVLPGVVRLIHHLHANKIPICVATGSHKRHFALKTQNHQELFALMHHIVMGDDPEVKAGKPSPDIFLAAMRRFEGNVEPSNCLVFEDAPSGVGAAKNAGMYAVMVPDPRLDISYHKEADQVLGSLLDFNPTEWGLPPFKE, from the exons ATGGCATcggcggacgccggcgaggcgcaGGCGCCCGTGCCCAGGGCCACCGTCTCGCACGTCATCTTCGACATGGACGGCCTCCTCCTCG ACACGGAGGGGTTCTACACGGAGGTGCAGGAGAGGATCCTGGCGAGGTACGGCAAGGTGTTCGACTGGTCCCTCAAGGCCAAGATGATGGGCAAGAAGGCCGCCGAGTCGGCGCGCATCTTCGTCGACGAGTGCGGCCTCGCCGGCCTGCTCACACCGGAGCAGTTCCTCGAGGAGCGCGAGGGCATGCTGCAGGAGCTCTTCCCCTCCTGCGCCGTCCTGCCCG GGGTAGTACGCCTGATTCATCATCTCCATGCAAACAAAATACCTATCTGTGTAGCGACAGG ATCCCATAAACGTCATTTTGCATTGAAGACACAGAACCACCAGGAACTGTTTGCCTTGATGCATCATATTGTCATGGGGGATGATCCAGAGGTGAAGGCCGGCAAGCCATCTCCTGATATTTTCCTTGCCGCCATGAGAAGGTTTGAG GGTAATGTAGAACCAAGTAATTGCTTGGTCTTTGAAGATGCGCCATCAGGTGTAGGAGCAGCTAAGAATGCTGGCAT GTATGCGGTGATGGTCCCGGATCCGAGGCTGGATATTTCATATCACAAGGAAGCTGATCAAGTCCTAGGTTCCCTCTTGGATTTCAATCCAACCGAATGGGGCTTGCCACCTTTTAAAGAGTAG